A single window of Leptospira kanakyensis DNA harbors:
- a CDS encoding LIC20035 family adhesin → MKNKLLYLIIITLTLQCSGGSIKDGSGDQEFELKFSKGKWIRTERFKNSGGIRAVGEVKAECGGAKCTEDQVAKFAAPKIKSLPKHGSWEEYIQFEQPGSTAENPKYKSTLDQVGEYNDGKKIGIWKKPDPENPQKYIAETPWVDGKKEGVAKTFDKQGTVTSETSYADDKKNGPYYRKNNKGEWVEKGSFKDNEEDGEWIYYFVGADGNGIKTKVSFSNGLKNGQEINYYKDGAVESQGSYSSDIRNGLWKMFGAKGNLLAEGTYSKKENSENLDIKYERTGTWKEYYADGKIFGTGSRKHTRTGEWKFYYKNGQIAYQGNMANESMLESAKVYDNTGKILGEGKLFFSLVKIDEETQDLKLNYKPSIPYTYFYPSGKKRMVIRSTEDATEYSEDGRELGKGPVEPQGRKMGCWTIGGKTEYYMIDKPMPKMTPSQCK, encoded by the coding sequence ATGAAAAACAAACTTCTTTACTTAATCATCATCACACTGACTTTACAATGTTCAGGTGGCTCCATAAAAGACGGGTCAGGTGACCAAGAATTTGAGCTGAAGTTTTCTAAAGGCAAATGGATACGCACAGAACGTTTCAAAAACTCTGGCGGAATTCGTGCAGTGGGAGAAGTAAAGGCAGAATGTGGTGGAGCCAAATGTACAGAAGACCAGGTAGCAAAGTTTGCTGCACCTAAGATAAAATCTCTACCGAAACATGGCTCTTGGGAAGAATACATTCAATTCGAACAACCAGGATCAACAGCTGAAAATCCAAAATATAAATCCACACTTGACCAAGTAGGGGAATATAATGATGGCAAAAAAATTGGAATCTGGAAAAAACCCGACCCAGAAAATCCACAAAAATACATTGCAGAAACACCATGGGTGGACGGCAAAAAAGAAGGTGTAGCAAAAACCTTTGATAAACAAGGTACTGTTACTTCTGAAACAAGTTATGCGGATGATAAAAAAAATGGCCCTTATTATAGAAAGAATAACAAAGGTGAGTGGGTAGAAAAAGGATCTTTCAAAGATAACGAAGAAGACGGAGAGTGGATTTATTATTTCGTAGGTGCCGATGGAAATGGAATCAAAACCAAAGTTTCATTCAGTAATGGTTTAAAAAACGGACAAGAGATTAACTATTACAAAGATGGGGCAGTCGAATCACAAGGTTCGTATTCATCTGATATTCGTAATGGATTATGGAAAATGTTTGGAGCGAAAGGAAATTTACTCGCAGAAGGAACTTATTCCAAAAAAGAAAATTCCGAAAACTTAGACATTAAATATGAAAGAACCGGAACCTGGAAAGAATACTATGCTGATGGAAAAATATTTGGAACAGGTTCAAGAAAACATACTAGAACTGGCGAATGGAAGTTTTATTATAAAAACGGACAAATCGCTTACCAAGGGAATATGGCAAACGAAAGTATGTTAGAATCTGCTAAAGTTTATGACAACACTGGCAAAATTCTAGGTGAAGGAAAATTGTTCTTTTCGCTAGTAAAAATTGATGAAGAAACACAAGATTTAAAACTAAATTATAAACCAAGCATACCTTATACTTACTTTTATCCTTCTGGAAAAAAAAGAATGGTGATTCGTTCCACAGAAGATGCTACTGAATATTCAGAAGATGGTAGAGAACTAGGAAAAGGGCCTGTAGAACCTCAAGGAAGAAAGATGGGATGTTGGACCATTGGAGGCAAAACAGAATACTATATGATTGATAAACCAATGCCAAAAATGACTCCTTCACAATGCAAATAA
- a CDS encoding PaaI family thioesterase: protein MNQPIENPSKHGYEIHHDTCFGCGKENPLGLIADFTFHDETGEVNFTYSFKKMYNGAPGFVHGGILSTMLDEAMGGLCFHLGYIVMTDTMSFKFHKATPVEKELLIRAWPIKKAKRKVLLECELTSLDGEILYVKGEGAFHILPPRFFSEKLTGGKIAIANELLSVNKLKRAHLFDRIET from the coding sequence ATGAATCAACCTATAGAAAATCCTTCTAAACATGGTTACGAAATCCATCACGATACTTGTTTTGGCTGTGGGAAAGAAAACCCATTGGGCCTTATCGCAGATTTCACCTTTCATGATGAAACGGGAGAGGTGAACTTTACTTATAGTTTTAAAAAAATGTACAATGGTGCTCCGGGATTTGTCCACGGGGGTATCCTTTCCACAATGTTAGATGAGGCAATGGGTGGACTATGTTTTCACTTAGGATATATCGTTATGACAGACACAATGAGTTTCAAATTCCATAAGGCAACACCTGTTGAAAAAGAATTACTCATCCGAGCCTGGCCAATCAAAAAAGCAAAACGTAAAGTATTATTAGAATGTGAACTCACATCTCTCGATGGAGAAATTTTATACGTAAAGGGAGAGGGTGCCTTCCATATCCTTCCTCCTCGTTTTTTCTCCGAGAAATTGACCGGAGGAAAAATAGCGATTGCGAATGAATTGCTATCAGTAAATAAATTGAAACGCGCACATCTCTTCGATAGGATAGAAACATGA
- a CDS encoding DUF58 domain-containing protein produces the protein MLSPELKRLLQVLQWETKKKFSSTKQGLLTMSERGRGLDFKEVRNYHYGDDMRYIDWNVTSRTGELYTKEYYEERDASIIIFYDTSVSLSSSKRTTAFQIALFLSLFHIKMGNRVLLVPFSDHQLAPGKWLRTETDIFLAFAKIAKQENGEGTNYAEAYQFAFRLHPKHAVSYWISDFNDFSNYLKTNKIPKIWEPIGIWIQDEIDTLKFPLWLRMFQKISEENIGFRENENTYQKDLKAAKSFFGVQLVQINPNTKLSQQILPLFKIKRNG, from the coding sequence ATGTTATCTCCAGAGTTAAAACGACTACTTCAAGTTTTACAATGGGAAACTAAAAAAAAATTTTCCTCTACCAAACAAGGCCTTCTTACCATGTCCGAACGGGGGAGGGGGCTTGATTTCAAAGAAGTACGAAACTATCACTACGGTGATGATATGCGTTATATTGATTGGAACGTAACCTCTCGCACAGGAGAACTTTATACAAAAGAATACTACGAAGAACGAGATGCTTCGATTATTATCTTTTATGATACAAGCGTTTCTCTTAGTAGCTCGAAAAGAACTACAGCTTTTCAAATTGCGCTCTTTTTATCTTTATTCCATATCAAAATGGGAAATCGAGTATTACTTGTTCCATTTTCTGATCACCAATTGGCACCCGGCAAATGGCTTCGCACAGAAACCGATATTTTTTTAGCATTTGCAAAAATTGCAAAACAGGAGAATGGCGAAGGCACCAATTATGCAGAGGCTTATCAATTTGCATTCCGTTTGCACCCAAAACATGCGGTTTCCTATTGGATTTCTGATTTTAATGATTTTTCGAATTATCTAAAAACAAATAAAATACCAAAAATTTGGGAACCAATTGGAATTTGGATTCAAGATGAAATAGATACCTTAAAGTTTCCTCTTTGGCTTCGGATGTTCCAAAAAATATCTGAAGAAAATATTGGTTTTCGAGAAAATGAAAATACGTATCAAAAAGATTTAAAAGCAGCTAAATCATTTTTTGGTGTACAACTTGTACAAATCAACCCAAATACAAAACTTTCACAACAAATCCTACCACTATTTAAAATCAAACGAAATGGATAA
- a CDS encoding NAD(P)/FAD-dependent oxidoreductase has translation MTQIKKKVLVVGAGFGGLQVIKTLANHKSFDITVVDKKNHHLFQPLLYQVATAVLSPADIAIPSRSITTKYKNVKILLGDVTEIDFKNRQVKFQNNSETYDYLVLATGARTSFFGNHSWKEKTLGLKNLKDALAIRRRILLSFEQAELIGNYEKAKSFMHYVIIGGGPTGVELAGSIAELSHNIIRKDFRNIDSGMTKVTLIEAGPRLLTAFSEKSSAFTKEKLESRGVEVLTNSPVLDITDSGVVLKDRTIESKTVIWAAGVEGSELAKNIPINKDKANRIIVDEFCRTIEYPEVFVIGDAANYSKGLSRPLPGVSPVAMQQGRYVAKIIDSIEKKKPLSPFHYFDKGNMATIGRTDAVAEFGKFRLKGILGWLGWLFVHLVYQVGFKNKVSTLLSWVWSYLTFRAGSRLIQEEMDELSVRS, from the coding sequence ATGACCCAAATAAAGAAAAAAGTATTAGTTGTAGGAGCCGGTTTCGGTGGATTACAAGTAATCAAAACTCTGGCAAACCATAAGTCCTTTGACATTACAGTTGTTGACAAAAAAAATCACCACCTTTTCCAACCGCTCTTATACCAAGTAGCAACTGCAGTGTTGTCACCAGCGGACATTGCGATTCCCTCAAGATCCATCACAACCAAATACAAAAACGTAAAAATTTTACTAGGAGATGTCACTGAAATCGATTTCAAGAATCGACAGGTAAAGTTTCAAAATAATTCAGAAACTTATGATTACCTAGTTCTCGCAACAGGAGCACGTACTAGTTTTTTTGGGAATCACTCTTGGAAAGAAAAAACCTTAGGTTTAAAAAATCTAAAGGATGCACTAGCAATCAGGAGGAGGATCCTTCTTTCCTTCGAACAAGCAGAACTAATCGGTAACTACGAAAAAGCAAAAAGTTTTATGCACTATGTAATCATTGGAGGAGGGCCTACAGGGGTTGAACTCGCAGGCTCAATTGCTGAACTTTCACATAACATCATCAGAAAGGATTTCCGAAATATTGATTCTGGAATGACAAAAGTGACTCTTATCGAAGCTGGGCCAAGATTACTCACGGCATTTAGCGAGAAATCAAGTGCATTTACCAAAGAAAAATTAGAGAGTAGGGGCGTTGAAGTTTTGACAAACTCTCCCGTTTTAGATATTACCGACTCCGGTGTCGTATTAAAGGACAGAACCATAGAATCAAAAACAGTAATATGGGCTGCTGGAGTGGAAGGATCCGAATTAGCAAAAAATATTCCGATTAACAAAGATAAGGCGAACAGAATTATAGTAGATGAATTTTGCCGAACAATTGAATATCCGGAAGTATTTGTGATAGGCGATGCGGCCAACTATAGCAAAGGTCTCAGTAGGCCATTGCCAGGGGTCTCTCCCGTGGCGATGCAACAAGGCAGGTATGTTGCTAAAATCATTGATTCCATCGAAAAGAAAAAACCACTCTCACCGTTCCACTATTTTGATAAAGGGAATATGGCAACCATTGGGAGAACTGACGCTGTTGCAGAATTTGGGAAATTTAGATTAAAAGGAATTTTGGGATGGCTCGGATGGCTATTTGTACATCTTGTGTATCAAGTTGGATTTAAAAATAAAGTAAGTACCCTACTCAGTTGGGTATGGAGTTATTTGACTTTCCGAGCAGGGTCTAGGCTTATCCAAGAAGAGATGGATGAACTTTCAGTTCGATCTTAG
- the batA gene encoding VWA domain-containing protein BatA encodes MDQFQRPYLLFLILPFLLLGIYQWRKKPFGSLLLIQSDRFQKPKTNFIVTFRSILSKLSELLFYIAGIFLLIAAAGPGEKFKLTPDVTNGIDIMISLDISGSMVNSYDFLPKNRLAVSKELLREFIRKRLYDRIGIVLFAGAAYLQSPLSNDRYALDELIAETSDEDISEQGTAVGDALVLSTYRLKDSTAKSKIIILLTDGVSNTGKLDPETASYAAKAFGIKVYCIGIGKEQGQYEVNYESLEKISESTNGKFFRAESPEILEEVLNEINGLETVELPSKPMEIHETHFPKVLFIFFLLLGVVGFLMIYPLKEKL; translated from the coding sequence ATGGATCAGTTCCAAAGACCATATCTTCTATTCTTAATCCTTCCTTTTTTGTTACTTGGAATTTATCAATGGAGAAAAAAACCCTTCGGATCACTGCTACTCATTCAGTCAGATAGATTCCAAAAGCCAAAAACAAATTTTATTGTAACCTTTCGGTCCATCCTTTCCAAACTATCAGAACTTCTATTTTACATTGCTGGAATTTTTTTGCTCATTGCCGCCGCAGGACCTGGAGAAAAATTCAAACTCACTCCAGATGTGACGAATGGGATTGATATCATGATTTCACTCGACATTTCAGGTTCAATGGTTAATTCCTACGACTTTTTACCAAAAAATCGATTGGCAGTCTCAAAAGAATTACTTCGGGAATTCATTCGAAAACGTTTGTATGATCGAATCGGAATTGTGTTATTTGCTGGTGCAGCCTATTTACAATCCCCGCTATCAAACGACAGATACGCGTTAGATGAGCTTATCGCAGAGACATCTGACGAAGATATTAGCGAACAAGGAACGGCTGTCGGCGATGCTTTAGTCCTATCTACATACAGACTCAAAGACTCTACAGCAAAATCTAAAATTATCATTCTACTGACCGATGGTGTATCAAACACTGGAAAACTAGATCCAGAAACAGCCTCTTATGCTGCCAAGGCATTTGGGATCAAAGTTTATTGTATCGGAATCGGCAAAGAACAAGGACAATACGAAGTAAATTACGAATCCTTAGAAAAAATTTCGGAAAGCACAAATGGAAAATTCTTCCGCGCGGAATCCCCTGAAATTTTAGAAGAGGTGCTAAACGAAATCAATGGACTAGAAACAGTGGAACTTCCGTCTAAACCTATGGAAATCCACGAAACACATTTTCCGAAAGTTCTATTTATCTTCTTTCTATTACTGGGAGTTGTGGGTTTTCTTATGATATACCCTCTCAAAGAAAAATTATGA
- a CDS encoding AAA family ATPase: MQINKEQITEISDQVKLLRSELSESISGMENVIQSLFVGLVANGHVLLEGMPGLAKTLVAKNLASIIDAKFSRVQFTPDLLPADLTGTNIFNPKTSSFEIRKGPIFTNVLLADEINRAPAKVQSALLQCMEERQVSIADETFDLEPPFFVIATQNPIDQEGTYPLPEAQLDRFLFKVVVTYPSFEDEVAILHQHGNLDFSKKKSKKVMKPKEIHKISEISNKVFVEPKLQNYIVNLTRNTRPETTSDNELKNFIQHGVSPRASLAMLKVSRINALLEGRDFVIPEDIQRFFSEIVKHRLHLSIEAISEDISTDSIIKRILSVTEVP; encoded by the coding sequence ATGCAAATAAACAAAGAACAAATCACAGAAATCTCCGACCAAGTAAAATTACTTCGGTCGGAACTATCCGAATCCATCTCAGGGATGGAAAATGTCATCCAATCTCTATTTGTCGGTTTAGTTGCCAACGGACACGTGTTACTCGAAGGAATGCCTGGCCTCGCAAAAACCCTTGTGGCAAAAAACTTAGCGTCTATCATTGATGCTAAGTTTTCCCGAGTCCAATTTACTCCAGATTTGTTACCGGCAGACTTAACAGGAACAAATATCTTTAATCCTAAAACCTCATCTTTCGAAATACGGAAAGGGCCCATTTTCACAAATGTTTTGTTAGCTGATGAAATCAACAGAGCACCGGCAAAAGTCCAGTCAGCTCTATTACAATGTATGGAGGAAAGACAAGTTTCAATTGCTGACGAAACCTTTGATCTGGAACCTCCTTTCTTTGTCATCGCAACACAAAATCCTATTGACCAAGAAGGAACCTATCCACTTCCAGAAGCCCAACTCGATCGATTTCTATTTAAGGTAGTTGTCACTTATCCTTCTTTTGAAGATGAGGTGGCCATCTTACACCAACACGGAAATTTAGATTTTTCCAAAAAGAAGTCTAAAAAAGTAATGAAACCGAAGGAAATCCATAAGATCTCCGAAATTTCAAACAAAGTCTTCGTAGAACCAAAATTACAAAACTATATTGTTAATTTAACAAGAAATACAAGACCCGAAACAACGAGTGACAATGAATTAAAAAATTTCATCCAACATGGAGTGAGTCCTAGGGCTAGTCTCGCAATGTTAAAGGTAAGTAGGATCAACGCTCTCTTAGAAGGAAGGGATTTTGTAATCCCTGAAGATATCCAACGTTTTTTCTCAGAAATTGTAAAACATAGACTTCACTTATCCATTGAAGCAATTAGCGAGGATATCAGCACAGATTCTATCATCAAACGAATCCTATCTGTCACGGAAGTTCCATAG
- a CDS encoding LB_053 family protein, with protein sequence MDKYILIFLLSSASIFGSPKEMVLETDIYVGDTVHYQIELSEQTETELYIEEGEIYEDDTMPSYKIFNVQKKESKLEASIIFFKPGNYVLPVSWEQNDEKIKSSLSIKVKSQLLGTETDIEDIEPPFVFSGPYFFRLFIILLITAINLYLLYALYLYWRSKPKVVDAFWEKQPILEETKKRLHIIESYLESENIYEKELAFKISEYLKEVYSKKLEENLLGKTDSEFLADLSNKTHIKNENLRELRIYFRNTKYDENHTKLDKESAYSVWEKIKKDFEL encoded by the coding sequence ATGGATAAATACATCCTTATATTCTTATTATCTTCGGCTTCTATTTTTGGTTCACCAAAAGAAATGGTTTTAGAAACCGATATCTATGTAGGAGATACAGTTCATTACCAAATAGAACTATCAGAGCAAACAGAAACCGAGTTATACATAGAAGAAGGAGAAATCTATGAAGATGACACCATGCCATCTTATAAAATTTTCAATGTACAAAAAAAAGAATCAAAATTAGAGGCTTCTATCATTTTTTTTAAACCCGGTAATTACGTTTTACCAGTATCATGGGAGCAAAACGACGAAAAAATTAAATCCTCCTTATCCATCAAAGTGAAATCTCAACTTTTAGGAACAGAAACGGATATCGAAGATATAGAACCTCCCTTTGTTTTTTCTGGGCCTTATTTTTTTCGCTTATTCATCATTCTTTTAATCACCGCTATCAATTTGTATTTACTCTACGCTTTATATTTGTATTGGCGCTCCAAACCAAAGGTTGTGGATGCTTTTTGGGAGAAACAACCTATTCTTGAAGAAACAAAGAAACGACTCCATATCATTGAAAGTTACTTAGAATCAGAGAATATTTACGAAAAGGAACTGGCATTTAAAATCAGCGAATACCTCAAAGAAGTATATTCTAAAAAATTAGAAGAGAATTTACTTGGAAAAACAGATTCTGAATTTCTTGCAGACCTCTCCAATAAAACACATATTAAAAACGAAAACTTAAGAGAGTTAAGAATCTATTTTAGAAATACCAAGTATGATGAAAATCATACCAAACTCGACAAAGAAAGTGCATATTCCGTCTGGGAAAAAATCAAAAAGGATTTTGAATTATAA
- a CDS encoding low molecular weight protein-tyrosine-phosphatase: protein MKEKTKVLFICLGNICRSPAAEGAFENLVKQRNIEKSFEIDSCGTSGYHDGDLPDPRTRKAAEKRGIYLTHKSRKLTTNDLKYFDYLLVMDENNFKDVISLTRETKIQEKIFLFGQFRSDKGEPIVPDPYYKTEVAFDKVQDLVEDCSRGFLNFLGV from the coding sequence ATGAAAGAAAAAACAAAAGTTCTATTTATCTGCCTAGGAAACATTTGCCGTTCACCCGCTGCGGAGGGCGCATTTGAAAATCTAGTAAAACAAAGGAACATAGAGAAATCATTTGAAATCGACTCTTGTGGGACTTCAGGATATCATGATGGTGATTTACCCGACCCGAGAACTAGAAAGGCAGCAGAAAAAAGAGGAATCTATTTAACCCATAAATCCAGGAAACTTACTACAAACGATCTAAAGTATTTTGACTATTTATTAGTTATGGATGAGAACAATTTCAAAGATGTAATCAGTCTAACAAGAGAAACAAAAATTCAGGAAAAAATATTTCTCTTTGGCCAATTTAGGAGCGATAAAGGAGAACCAATTGTCCCAGATCCGTATTACAAAACCGAAGTGGCATTTGATAAGGTTCAGGATCTAGTTGAGGATTGTTCCCGTGGTTTTCTAAATTTTTTAGGAGTGTAA
- a CDS encoding alpha/beta fold hydrolase yields the protein MLPISIRTKFHSIEGVEWGNPQGIPILAFHGWLDNANSFAPLAKYFPEYRFISIDFPGHGKSSHKPENTVYYFAEYALEVVSIAQALGLENFILMAHSMGAAVSTLVAGTNLLKIKKLILIESLGPLTNLSESAPDILAEAMKQILHPRGKKETFFPDMESAVGVRMRAGDMKLESAEILMERGIEKTPKGLKPRRDLRLHYNSFFRYTEEQIESFCNRIECPTLLILGDKSGFPIAEKYKNRKNAVKNLKEVILPGGHHLHMDSPKEVSSAILEFLEN from the coding sequence ATGTTACCGATTTCTATTCGCACAAAATTCCACTCTATCGAGGGAGTAGAGTGGGGGAATCCACAGGGGATACCGATCCTTGCCTTTCACGGTTGGCTGGACAATGCGAATAGTTTTGCACCTCTCGCAAAATATTTTCCCGAATATCGTTTTATATCCATCGACTTCCCAGGTCATGGGAAATCCAGCCACAAACCAGAAAATACCGTTTATTATTTTGCAGAATACGCATTGGAAGTTGTTTCTATAGCCCAAGCCTTAGGACTCGAAAATTTTATCCTTATGGCACATTCAATGGGTGCCGCCGTTTCAACGTTAGTTGCCGGGACAAATCTTTTAAAAATCAAAAAACTTATCCTTATCGAATCACTAGGACCTCTCACCAATTTATCTGAGTCGGCACCAGATATACTGGCAGAAGCGATGAAACAAATCCTTCATCCAAGAGGGAAAAAAGAAACATTTTTTCCAGATATGGAGTCCGCTGTAGGTGTTAGAATGCGTGCAGGTGATATGAAATTAGAATCTGCAGAAATTCTTATGGAACGCGGGATAGAAAAAACGCCAAAAGGATTAAAACCCAGACGGGATCTAAGACTCCACTACAATTCATTTTTTCGATACACCGAAGAACAAATTGAATCTTTTTGTAATCGTATCGAATGTCCAACATTACTAATATTAGGTGATAAATCAGGATTCCCTATTGCAGAAAAATACAAAAACAGAAAAAATGCTGTAAAAAACCTAAAAGAAGTAATCCTACCTGGAGGACACCACTTACATATGGATTCTCCAAAGGAAGTGTCCTCTGCCATTTTAGAATTTTTAGAAAATTAA
- a CDS encoding M48 family metallopeptidase, which yields MVEFEIERRTTKGRNISLVVYQNGKVVLKHPARVPKKQLDDFLAEKKDWILSKLKGLPKDIPQKLKFQTGEKTHIFGELKTIYVTPNQKFDLVSDTFQIPKTKSEKASIRKGKLILKEVLLEKIIPLIESTSIALNTKVTKLSIKPMRSLWGSCNSKNQISLNLSLVHCPETIIEYIVLHEIAHTIEHNHSLRFWKIVESQNPNYKLAEKWLKEVGKKYIYYLN from the coding sequence ATGGTAGAATTTGAAATAGAAAGGAGAACTACGAAAGGAAGGAACATTTCTCTTGTAGTTTACCAAAATGGGAAAGTAGTTTTAAAACACCCAGCGAGAGTTCCCAAAAAACAATTAGATGATTTTTTAGCTGAAAAAAAGGATTGGATTCTTTCAAAACTGAAGGGACTTCCAAAGGATATACCCCAAAAATTAAAGTTCCAAACCGGAGAAAAAACCCATATATTCGGAGAACTAAAAACTATTTACGTAACTCCGAATCAAAAATTTGATTTGGTAAGTGATACCTTTCAGATTCCCAAAACAAAAAGTGAAAAAGCCAGCATCCGAAAAGGAAAACTCATCTTAAAAGAAGTTCTTTTAGAAAAAATAATACCTTTAATCGAATCTACATCCATCGCCTTAAATACAAAAGTTACAAAGTTATCGATCAAACCAATGCGTTCTTTATGGGGAAGTTGTAATTCCAAAAATCAAATATCTTTGAACTTAAGTTTAGTCCATTGCCCAGAAACAATCATTGAATATATTGTCCTACATGAAATTGCACATACCATTGAACACAATCATTCACTTAGGTTCTGGAAAATTGTTGAATCACAAAATCCCAACTACAAATTAGCAGAGAAGTGGCTAAAAGAAGTCGGGAAAAAATATATCTATTACCTTAATTAA
- the batB gene encoding VWA domain-containing protein BatB codes for MISLSFVATTAIIVLIIWILVFSGKLYLNNKANSFRNQNPNIKDRIFTAKTKIYLIRIICLLLSLSFAFYSLFKIKSTEVESVKEFESADILFVVDVSLSMNAIDVSPTRLKRFQDLALRILPSLKGNRLGIIVFAGQSFSFCPLTSDISAVSDYIQALGVEMVGSKGTDLSLALERLNKIRKKNNPITSQITVVVSDGEDHENQTLPPIEGEVIVWGIGTEEGGLIEYRDPGTGRGGFVTADAGISNSSTAPNLVLSKMNVERLKSIAIQNNGSYYDISFLADGAYALLDTVQSVKKKKIQTIERFKNEDGAHPFLIVSFIFLFLERITNLFLQKLPKGIYKILLLLIFLRVSHLEAWELDPGGNAIERGAKSYHQKKYTDSQKEFEKAKEYIPDDPRLLYNESANAYQSGQYKDAIGIAEKILSHPKTDNDLKARTNFNLGNIYSKLGDKKNALKAYSKTLEIDPNHLSAKKNIEHLTKKRESDQNQKPKSGEPNETKPEREQNKNQKEEKSDAERILDPFSQDSILKNKKGGFIDNEKFW; via the coding sequence ATGATCTCCTTAAGTTTCGTTGCAACGACAGCAATCATCGTTCTCATCATTTGGATCTTAGTTTTCTCTGGAAAATTGTATTTAAATAACAAAGCAAATTCGTTTCGAAACCAAAATCCAAACATAAAAGATAGGATTTTTACAGCCAAAACTAAAATTTACTTAATCCGTATTATCTGTTTGTTACTTTCTCTCTCCTTCGCGTTTTATTCCTTATTTAAAATCAAGTCTACCGAAGTGGAATCTGTAAAAGAGTTTGAATCTGCAGACATCCTTTTTGTTGTCGATGTTAGTTTGTCAATGAATGCCATTGATGTAAGTCCAACCCGCTTAAAACGATTCCAAGACTTAGCTCTGCGCATTCTACCCAGCCTAAAAGGAAATCGATTAGGAATTATTGTTTTCGCAGGACAATCGTTTTCTTTTTGTCCACTAACATCTGATATCTCGGCAGTCTCCGATTATATACAAGCTCTAGGTGTAGAGATGGTAGGTTCCAAGGGGACAGACCTGTCATTGGCCTTAGAAAGGTTAAACAAAATTAGAAAAAAAAATAATCCGATTACTTCACAGATCACTGTTGTAGTATCTGATGGAGAGGATCACGAAAACCAAACCTTACCACCTATCGAAGGGGAGGTGATTGTATGGGGAATAGGTACAGAAGAAGGTGGACTCATTGAATACCGTGATCCAGGCACAGGACGCGGTGGTTTTGTCACAGCGGATGCGGGGATTTCCAATTCATCCACGGCTCCCAATTTAGTACTTTCCAAAATGAATGTGGAACGCTTAAAATCAATAGCTATCCAAAATAACGGTAGTTATTACGATATTTCCTTTTTAGCCGATGGAGCCTACGCATTACTGGATACGGTACAATCAGTCAAAAAGAAAAAAATACAAACCATTGAACGTTTCAAAAATGAAGATGGTGCACATCCTTTTCTCATAGTTTCTTTTATCTTTTTATTTTTGGAAAGAATCACAAACCTCTTCCTACAAAAATTACCAAAAGGAATTTATAAAATTTTACTGTTACTCATTTTCCTCAGAGTGAGTCATTTAGAAGCTTGGGAATTAGATCCAGGTGGGAATGCCATAGAACGAGGGGCCAAGTCCTATCACCAAAAAAAATATACAGATAGCCAAAAAGAATTCGAAAAAGCAAAAGAATACATCCCAGATGATCCTAGACTTCTTTACAATGAATCCGCAAACGCATACCAGTCAGGCCAATACAAAGATGCAATTGGAATCGCAGAAAAAATTCTTTCCCACCCCAAAACAGATAATGATCTAAAGGCCAGAACTAATTTTAACCTTGGAAACATATATTCAAAATTAGGTGATAAGAAAAATGCCCTAAAAGCATACTCTAAAACTTTAGAAATAGATCCAAACCATCTATCCGCAAAAAAAAATATCGAACACCTAACGAAAAAAAGGGAGTCCGACCAAAATCAAAAACCAAAAAGCGGCGAACCAAACGAAACAAAACCTGAGAGGGAACAAAACAAAAACCAAAAGGAAGAAAAATCGGATGCAGAAAGAATTTTGGATCCATTTTCACAAGATTCCATTCTAAAAAATAAAAAAGGGGGATTTATTGATAATGAAAAATTTTGGTAA